One part of the Coffea eugenioides isolate CCC68of chromosome 10, Ceug_1.0, whole genome shotgun sequence genome encodes these proteins:
- the LOC113750849 gene encoding non-specific lipid-transfer protein 1-like: protein MVKMCTVPNSPTWAIVIVFLALIGTPAYSISCANAMAKLFPCQTFLKGSGANSAPCCAGLKSLQELASSESSTRFICRCLKQAISTGLSDSMLENAKLLPQLCKINFPLVFDPAMNCNKFGMAYESLNWNSYYNVKETSPGRSPGMGHDTPPPGREKTN, encoded by the exons ATGGTTAAGATGTGCACCGTCCCCAATAGCCCAACCTGGGCTATTGTAATCGTGTTCTTGGCACTGATTGGCACCCCAGCTTATAGCATCTCTTGTGCGAATGCCATGGCTAAGTTGTTCCCTTGTCAGACTTTTCTGAAGGGTTCTGGTGCCAACAGTGCTCCTTGCTGTGCAGGCCTCAAATCATTGCAAGAATTAGCTTCATCCGAATCATCGACTAGATTTATCTGCCGGTGTCTCAAGCAAGCGATCTCCACGGGGCTTAGTGACTCAATGCTGGAGAATGCTAAGCTCCTTCCCCAGCTTTGCAAAATTAATTTTCCATTGGTCTTTGATCCTGCTATGAATTGTAACAA gttCGGAATGGCATATGAATCCTTGAACTGGAATAGTTATTACAACGTAAAGGAGACCAGTCCTGGTAGAAGTCCGGGGATGGGCCATGATACTCCTCCTCCTGGAAGGGAGAAGACTAATTAA